GGGGTGGACACCAAGGCCGTCCGGGAGGGCCTGCGGGCCTTCCGCCCGGACGCGCACCGGATCGCCGAGGTCGCGGTGGTCGGCGAGGTCACGTACATCGACGACTCCAAGGCCACCAACACCCATGCCGCGGCGGCCTCGTTGGCCGCGTACGAGCCGGTGGTCTGGATCGCCGGCGGCCTGGCCAAGGGCGCGACCTTCGACGAGCTGGTGCGGGGCGCGGCGAAGCGGCTGCGGGCCGCCGTGCTGATCGGCGCCGACCGGGCGCTGATCAAGGAGGCGCTGGCGCGACACGCCCCGGATGTTCCGGTGATCGAGGCCGCCCAGGGTGAGACTGGCGCGGTGGCGATGACCGAGGTGGTCCGCGCGGCCGCCGGACTCGCCCGACCGGGCGACACCGTCCTGCTGGCCCCGGCCTGTGCCTCGATGGACATGTTCACCAACTACGGCCAGCGCGGCGACTTCTTCGCCGAGGCGGTCCGGGCGCTTCAGGACTGAGAAGGACGAGGGGGGAGCTGTGTGATGGCCGGTCAGGGAACGGCTGGGCCGGAGCGCAGCTCCTCCAAGTTCCAGGTGATCTCGGCGAGTACCGCCACCTTCAAGGCGGCCGATCCGGTCACCAGGCTGCGGGCGTTCCGGGGCCGGGTCCGGTATCTGCTGGACCGTCCGCTGACGCCCTATTACCTGATCCTCGGCGCCGTGCTGCTGCTGCTGGTGCTCGGCCTCGGGATGGTCTTCTCCTCCTCGCAGATCCTGGCCAAGCGCTGGGAACTGCCGATGACCTTCTTCTTCCGCAAGCAGTTGATCGCCGTGCTGCTCGGGCTCGGCCTGATGGTGCTGTTCGCCCGGACGCCGCTCCGGTTGATGCGGGCGATGGTCTACCCGGTGCTGTTCGGTGTGCTCGGCGCCCTGGTGCTGGTCGCCGTGCCGGGCATCGGCACCAACGTCGGCGGCAACCAGAACTGGCTGGATCTGGGCTCCTTCCAGATCCAGCCGTCCGAGTTCGCCAAGCTGGCGCTGGTGCTCTGGGCGGCCGACCTGCTGGCCCGCAAGCAGAAGACCAGGACCCTGGACCAGTGGAAGCACCTGCTGGTGCCGCTGGTGCCGGGCACCCTGCTGCTGGTGCTGCTGATCATGATCGGCGGCGACATGGGCACCACGATGATCCTGATCGCGATGCTGTTCGGCCTGCTCTGGCTGGTCGGCGCCCCGCTCCGGCTGTTCGCCGCGACCATGGGCATCGCGGTGGTGGCCTGTACGGCGCTGATCATCACGGTTCCGCACCGGCTGGACCGGCTGGCCTGCATCGGCGTCACCAAGCCGGACCCGAACGTCAACTGCTTCCAGGCCCTGCACGGCCTCTACGCCTTCGCGGCGGGCGGCCCGTTCGGCTCCGGCTTCGGCGCGGGCGTCGAGAAATGGGGCCAACTTCCGGAGGCGCACACCGACTTCATCTTCGCCGCACTGGGCGAGGAACTGGGTCTGGTGGGGACGCTGTCGGTGCTCGGCCTCTTCGCGGCACTAGGCTACGCGGGTATCCGCGTGGCCAGCAGTACGAAGGACCCCTTCGTCAGGTACGCCGCGGGAGCTGCCACCACCTGGATCATGGCGCAGGCCATGGTCAACCTGGGGTCGGCGCTGGGACTTCTGCCGATCGCGGGCGTCCCGCTCCCGCTGTTCTCCTACGGGGGGTCGGCGATGCTGTCGGCCATGTCCGCCGTCGGGGTGCTGCTGTGCTTCGCACGCAGCTCGCCGGGGGCGAAGGCGGCGCTTGCCGCACGGAGCTCCAACAGCCGGTTCAGATCTGTCCTGATCCGGGTGCTGCCACGACGAACCACAGCGCGCCAGGCTGCGAAGCCGAAGCGCAGGGAGCGGTGAATTTCGGTGCATGTCGTACTCGCAGGCGGCGGAACCGCCGGGCACATCGAGCCGGCCATGGCGCTCGCGGACGCGCTCCGCAGGCACGACCCGTCCATCGGGATCACCGCCCTCGGCACCGAGCGGGGTCTGGAGACCCGGCTGGTGCCCGAGCG
This genomic interval from Kitasatospora gansuensis contains the following:
- the ftsW gene encoding putative lipid II flippase FtsW, coding for MAGQGTAGPERSSSKFQVISASTATFKAADPVTRLRAFRGRVRYLLDRPLTPYYLILGAVLLLLVLGLGMVFSSSQILAKRWELPMTFFFRKQLIAVLLGLGLMVLFARTPLRLMRAMVYPVLFGVLGALVLVAVPGIGTNVGGNQNWLDLGSFQIQPSEFAKLALVLWAADLLARKQKTRTLDQWKHLLVPLVPGTLLLVLLIMIGGDMGTTMILIAMLFGLLWLVGAPLRLFAATMGIAVVACTALIITVPHRLDRLACIGVTKPDPNVNCFQALHGLYAFAAGGPFGSGFGAGVEKWGQLPEAHTDFIFAALGEELGLVGTLSVLGLFAALGYAGIRVASSTKDPFVRYAAGAATTWIMAQAMVNLGSALGLLPIAGVPLPLFSYGGSAMLSAMSAVGVLLCFARSSPGAKAALAARSSNSRFRSVLIRVLPRRTTARQAAKPKRRER